The following proteins are encoded in a genomic region of Cryptomeria japonica chromosome 11, Sugi_1.0, whole genome shotgun sequence:
- the LOC131860201 gene encoding uncharacterized protein LOC131860201, translated as MEKMAPVGCTQTDLMRELQLFSNAQGETFSRPIAKESRTTMMPDNWWSFFGPTTPNLQKLAIRILSQPCSASGCERNWSMFEHIHSKRRNRLSVEKMNDLIFVHYNLRLRMRKNALADISPIILDEVDPEAEWAIETDPVAVFSDDDVPDVGEHGVVSRGAAMAAQSSMTYLRRLRRGPGPSSEPTSGPEGADSSAP; from the exons ATGGAGAAGATGGCACCTGTTGGTTGTACTCAGACAGATCTTATgcgagagctacagttgttctcaaatgcacaaggggagaccttttctcgtcctatcgccaaagaaagtaggacaactatgatgccag ataattggtggagcttttttggcccaacgacaccaaatcttcagaagttggccattcgcatcttgagccaaccatgcagtgcatctggttgtgagcgcaattggagtatgtttgagcacatacactccaagaggcgcaatagattatccgtggagaagatgaatgatcttatctttgttcactacaacctccgcctgagaatgagaaagaatgcattagctgacatctctcctatcattctagatgaggttgatcctgaggCAGAGTGGGCCATTGAGACAGATCCTGTggctgtctttagtgatgatg ATGtacctgatgttggtgagcatggcgtgGTGTCACGAGGAGCGGCTATGGCTGCCCAATCATCtatgacctaccttagacgccttcgtaggGGACCGGGGCCTTCATCGGAGCCGACgtcggggccggagggtgcagacTCCTCTGCGCCATAG
- the LOC131859935 gene encoding uncharacterized protein LOC131859935, which translates to MERRPSIVWTPCAAHCIDLMLEDIGKLPWVKTCVEKARNVCKFVYNHSWVLALMRQYTEHKELARPGITRFATNFITLQSMLRCKMALRRMIVGEEWSSSSYAATPVGKDMADCIFDERGFWSPCDEIVEVIFFINSTIFI; encoded by the coding sequence atggagaggcgcccatctatagtttggactccatgtgccgcccattgcattgacctcatgttagaGGATATTGGAAAACTTCCATGGGTCAAGACATGTGTAGAAAAGGcaagaaatgtgtgcaaatttgtatataatcattcatgggtgttggctcttatgagacaatacacagagcataaggagttagctcgtccaggaatcacaagatttgccacaaacttcatcacattgcaaTCCATGCTTCGTTGTAAGatggccttgagacgtatgattgttggtgaggagtggtcttcctcatcctatgctgccaccccagtagggaaagatatggcagactgcatttttgatgagcgaggcttttggagcccttgtgatgagatagtggaggtaattttttttataaattctacaatttttatttaa